GCGCCCTTGACGCCGCGTCCCGACGTCTTGCCGAGGCCGGAGGACGAGCCGCGGCCGACCTTGTGCTTGTGCTTGTGGGCACCGGGATTGTTGCGGATTTCGTTGAGCTTCATCTTCTTCTCCACTCGTCATGGCCGGGCTCGGCCCGGCCACCCATCCTGCCCGCGCCTGCGGGCGGATGAGACTTTCGTCACCTGGGTGGCCCGCATTCGCGGGCCATGACAGTTATTTCTTCTCTTCCACGACCTCGACCAGATGCTGGATCGACTTGATCATGCCGCGCACCGAAGGGGTGTCCTCCAGCGTGCGCGTGGCGTGCATCTTCTTCAGGCCGAGCCCGCGCAGGGTCGCGGCCTGGATGGCCGGCCGGCGCGCTGCGCTGCGCACCTGGCGGACGGTAACGGTCTTTTTCTTCTCGGCCATCTTACGGTCTCACTTGTATCGCCTGGATGCCCGCCTTCGCGGGCATGACAGATGGAGTTAGGCGCTCGCCT
The nucleotide sequence above comes from Rhizomicrobium sp.. Encoded proteins:
- the rpmD gene encoding 50S ribosomal protein L30 is translated as MAEKKKTVTVRQVRSAARRPAIQAATLRGLGLKKMHATRTLEDTPSVRGMIKSIQHLVEVVEEKK